A stretch of Camelina sativa cultivar DH55 chromosome 18, Cs, whole genome shotgun sequence DNA encodes these proteins:
- the LOC104760662 gene encoding uncharacterized protein LOC104760662 isoform X3, whose protein sequence is MANSSAGSAADHRNKHLTVNPPHQIFKDIQGSDNAIPLSPQWLLSKPGENKTGMGTGDPNPHGNQDVVRPTGNGEETPDNLKKKDVFRPSLLDAESGRPDRWRDEERDTLSTVRKDRWRNGEKDSAADNKKVDRWDNVAPKFGEPRRGQNDRWTDSGNKDAVPEQRRESKWNSRWGPDDKEAEIPRNRWDEPGKDGEVIREKGPSLPTGDGDHYRPWRPSQGRGRGEALHSQSTPNKQVPAFSHSRGRGDNTAIFSAGRGRLSPGGSLFTSASNQSHAPGSASDKGESGPGQPPHLRYSRMKLLDVYRMADSECYEKFPDGFIEVPSLTCDQPSDPLALCAPSSDEVNVLDAIEKGKIVSSGAPQTTKEGTGGRNPAEFSQPRRIRPTGSREDMTFAAEESKDESNETRNYPDDKFRPEASHEGYAPFRKGNEVPVREQKELSMQGNTHVQSVSPWRQPSAGERSNRNSHDWNDPSADSRLKSSDSVWSHPKDSIIHLGSNNMILPQSKGDSRWQINEDPALRRQPSLVFDRDQEVRKHLPPSPEELSLYYKDPQGLIQGPFSGSDIIGWFEAGYFGIDLLVRVATAPNDSPFSLLGDVMPHLRAKSGPPPGFTGAKQNEFVDAVGPSAFPGVGNVHSGMGEAQMVQNDMRYKHVAGTVAENQFIESLMSGGLNSSAQGVQGYGVNSSGGLSLPVTDGGADMYLLAKKLELERQRSIPSPYSYWPGRESANLMPGSENVSENVQQPVRSPSSDLLSILQGVTDRSSPAVSGPLPAWSQSNQKESDLHQSKSFQTQTPFGAQQQRLPEHNIPLAGLLGQPIENNPAGMLSPDMMLATGLSQDQQSLNLLQQQQLLLRLNAQTPLSAQHQRLLVEKMLLLKHQQKQEEQQQLLRQQQQLFSQVLADQQRSQQRFGEPSYGQLQASFDALRLQPSKDMSQVNQQMQVPVSHEERGANLADLLPVTHASNQNVASFETSSRHLQHQLFGNVDPRMNEGMALADQIDDTHKNDSKSEYERTVSADYMNSMSSEKPVFPHGYHATHNMDEPVSCATNESSTATVTAPETCDSKLLEEQAKDVCAGQGETSSELSVEIPATEVKNNEVSGGRKTSEKKSRKQRAKQSADLAKITSRAPLQEAKQPEPGSADDSEIKGKARKTVDTSIDSDTHLIKSSTVTASNTSQMSSEAGSVRGEESSIQNTRTQPARAWKPAPGFKPKSLLEIQMEEQREAQAEALAPKISTTVSSVGSAAPWAGIVAHSDPNILRETHAESANTQTGVVKPESVAALKAKKSHLHDLLADDVYAKSSDKEREVKEINSDNDAFMKVTTTNTESLDDDNFIEAKETKKSRKKSARAKNSGAKIAAHVPTVDTSLQTNSVEKGKSSRVVQQQEKEVLPAIPSGPSLGDFVLWKGETVNNPPPAAAWSTGPKKSTKPSSLRDIVREQEKMTTSSHPPPSPVPITQKSTPSQAHQGGASWSRSASSPSQAISQSSSQSKSKGDDDLFWGPVEQSTQESKQGDFPHLTSQSSWGTKNTTGKVNAGTSLNRQKSVSTGSADRVLSSPVVTQASQKGKKEAVTKLTEADGFRDWCKGECLRLLGSEDTSVLEFCLKLSRSEAETLLTENLGSRDPDHKFIDKFLNYKDLLPSEVVEIAFQTKGSGVGTPNNTGDDYYYNNTSAANDGFSKVGGKKKAKKGKKVSLSASVLGFNVVSNRIMMGEIQTIDD, encoded by the exons ATGGCGAACTCCTCCGCTGGCTCCGCCGCAGACCACCGCAACAAGCACCTCACCGTCAATCCACCGCACCAGATCTTCAAGG ATATCCAGGGTTCTGACAATGCGATTCCTCTTTCACCTCAGTGGCTTCTCTCCAAACCAGGGGAGAACAAGACTGGAATGGGAACTGGG GATCCAAATCCTCATGGGAATCAGGATGTTGTGAGACCAACAGGAAATGGGGAGGAGACACCAGATaatctgaagaaaaaagatgTTTTCCGGCCATCCTTACTTGATGCCGAAAGTGGTCGTCCTGATCGTTGGCGTGATGAGGAAAGGGATACCTTGTCCACTGTCAGAAAAGACCGCTGGCGGAATGGCGAGAAAGACTCTGCTGCTGATAATAAGAAGGTGGACAGGTGGGATAATGTGGCTCCTAAATTTGGAGAACCACGACGTGGTCAGAATGACCGGTGGACTGATTCAGGAAACAAGGATGCTGTGCCAGAGCAGCGGCGTGAGAGCAAGTGGAACTCTCGCTGGGGACCTGATGATAAGGAAGCTGAGATTCCGCGTAATAGGTGGGATGAACCTGGTAAGGACGGTGAAGTCATTCGTGAGAAGGGTCCATCTCTTCCCACTGGTGATGGAGACCATTACCGGCCCTGGAGACCCTCTCAAGGTCGAGGAAGAGGGGAAGCACTTCACAGCCAatcaacaccaaacaagcagGTTCCAGCCTTCTCTCACAGTAGGGGGCGCGGAGACAACACTGCTATCTTTTCAGCTGGACGTGGAAGGTTGAGTCCTGGTGGAAGCCTTTTTACTAGCGCGTCAAACCAGTCTCACGCCCCTGGATCTGCCTCTGACAAGGGGGAAAGTGGTCCTGGACAGCCTCCCCATCTGAGATATAGCAGAATGAAACTGTTGGATGTGTACAGGATGGCTGACTCAGAGTGTTATGAAAAGTTTCCAGATGGGTTCATTGAGGTTCCTTCCCTTACGTGTGATCAGCCATCGGATCCTTTGGCTCTTTGCGCCCCAAGTTCCGATGAAGTG AATGTTCTGGATGCGATTGAGAAAGGAAAAATAGTGAGCAGTGGTGCCCCTCAGACGACCAAGGAGGGCACCGGTGGACGAAATCCAGCTGAATTTTCACAACCTAGGCGAATCAGGCCGA CTGGAAGCAGAGAAGATATGACATTCGCCGCTGAAGAATCTAAAGATGAAAGTAATGAAACAAGAAACTATCCAGATGATAAGTTTAGGCCTGAAG cTTCTCATGAAGGTTATGCACCTTTTAGGAAAGGCAATGAGGTACCTGTCAGAGAACAGAAAGAACTCAGTATGCAGGGAAATACTCATGTTCAATCTGTCTCTCCATGGCGTCAGCCTTCTGCGGGAGAAAGGTCAAATAGAAACTCACATGATTGGAATGACCCTTCAGCTGATAGCAGGCTGAAATCTTCTGACAGCGTCTGGTCGCATCCTAAAGATTCAATAATTCATTTAGGCAGCAATAATATGATCTTGCCACAATCCAAAGGTGACTCAAGATGGCAAATCAATGAAGATCCTGCACTTAGAAGGCAGCCATCTTTGGTGTTTGACAGGGACCAGGAAGTCAGAAAGCATCTGCCACCTTCACCTGAAGAACTTTCACTCTATTATAAAGATCCTCAGGGTCTAATTCAAGGCCCTTTTTCTGGATCTGATATCATTGGATGGTTTGAGGCTGGATATTTTGGCATAGATTTGCTAGTTCGTGTTGCAACTGCACCAAATGATTCTCCTTTTTCATTACTTGGTGATGTAATGCCACATTTGCGGGCTAAGTCGGGTCCACCACCTGGTTTTACTGGTGCCAAGCAAAACGAATTTGTTGATGCAGTTGGTCCATCAGCCTTCCCTGGTGTGGGAAATGTTCATTCTGGGATGGGTGAGGCTCAGATGGTGCAAAATGATATGAGGTATAAGCATGTTGCAGGGACTGTAGCGGAGAATCAGTTTATTGAATCATTGATGTCTGGGGGTTTGAACAGTTCAGCTCAAG GTGTTCAAGGATATGGAGTAAATAGTTCCGGTGGGTTATCTTTACCAGTTACTGATGGTGGGGCTGACATGTATCTCTTGGCCAAGAAACTGGAACTTGAGAGGCAGAGATCAATACCTAGTCCATATTCATATTGGCCTGGTCGAGAATCTGCAAACCTGATGCCAGGATCAGAGAATGTGTCAGAAAATGTTCAACAACCTGTCCGTTCTCCGAGTTCTGATTTGTTGTCCATCCTCCAAGGTGTAACTGATAGGTCGTCTCCTGCTGTTAGTGGTCCTCTTCCTGCTTGGTCACAATCCAATCAAAAGGAAAGTGATTTGCATCAATCCAAAAGTTTCCAAACGCAAACTCCATTTGGGGCCCAACAGCAGAGACTGCCAGAGCATAATATACCTTTGGCAGGTTTACTGGGTCAGCCTATTGAAAATAATCCTGCTGGCATGTTATCTCCTGATATGATGCTTGCCACTGGACTCTCTCAAGATCAGCAATCGCTCAATCTGTTGCAGCAGCAACAGCTCTTGTTGCGGTTGAATGCTCAGACACCACTTTCTGCCCAACATCAGCGTCTATTGGTGGAAAAGATGCTCTTGCTTAAACACCAACAGAAACAGGAAGAGCAGCAGCAGTTGTTACGACAGCAACAGCAGCTGTTTTCCCAG GTTCTGGCAGATCAACAACGTTCTCAGCAAAGGTTTGGAGAGCCATCTTATGGGCAGTTGCAGGCATCTTTTGATGCACTTAGGCTGCAACCATCAAAAGATATGTCACAGGTCAATCAACAGATGCAGGTTCCTGTTTCCCATGAGGAGAGAGGTGCCAACTTAGCTGATTTGCTCCCGGTAACTCATGCAAGTAATCAGAATGTTGCTTCGTTCGAAACCTCCTCTCGGCACCTGCAACACCAGCTGTTTGGTAATGTTGACCCTAGGATGAACGAGGGGATGGCTCTTGCTGATCAAATTGATGATACCCATAAAAATGATTCAAAATCAGAATATGAAAGAACGGTTTCTGCAGATTACATGAACAGCATGTCTTCTGAAAAGCCTGTCTTCCCACATGGCTATCATGCTACACATAATATGGATGAACCTGTGAGCTGTGCAACCAACGAAAGCTCCACTGCTACTGTAACAGCTCCCGAAACATGTGATAGTAAGTTGCTGGAGGAGCAGGCTAAGGACGTGTGTGCTGGACAGGGAGAGACCAGTAGTGAGTTATCTGTGGAGATTCCTGCAACTGAAGTTAAAAACAATGAAGTTTCTGGAGGACGGAAGACTTCTGAGAAGAAGTCCAGGAAGCAGCGGGCTAAGCAGTCTGCTGACCTGGCTAAGATAACGTCTAGAGCTCCTCTGCAGGAGGCGAAGCAACCTGAACCAGGAAGTGCTGATGATTCTGAGATAAAGGGAAAAGCTAGAAAGACGGTTGACACTTCGATAGACAGTGACACTCACCTCATTAAGAGCTCCACTGTCACAGCTTCTAACACCTCCCAAATGAGTTCCGAAGCAG GTTCAGTCAGGGGAGAAGAGTCTTCAATTCAAAACACACGAACACAACCAGCGCGAGCTTGGAAGCCTGCTCCTGGCTTTAAACCGAAGTCATTGCTAGAAATTCAAATGGAAGAACAGAGGGAAGCACAAGCAGAAGCTTTAGCTCCAAAAATTTCTACAACTGTGAGTTCAGTGGGTTCGGCTGCTCCTTGGGCTGGGATTGTTGCCCATTCAGATCCTAACATACTAAGAGAGACTCATGCAGAGTCAGCTAATACTCAAACCGGTGTTGTAAAGCCTGAAAGTGTCGCTGCTCTTAAGGCTAAGAAAAGCCACTTGCATGACTTGCTGGCTGATGATGTTTATGCCAAATCCAGTGACAAAGAGAGGGAAGTAAAGGAAATCAATTCTGACAATGATGCATTTATGAAAGTCACAACCACTAATACAGAGTCTTTAGACGATGACAACTTTATTGAGGCTAAGGAAACGAAAAAGAGCCGCAAGAAATCTGCGAGAGCTAAGAATTCTGGGGCAAAAATTGCTGCACATGTTCCTACTGTAGATACATCCCTCCAAACAAACTCGGTTGAGAAGGGAAAAAGTTCTCGTGTTGTACAGCAGCAGGAGAAGGAAGTTTTGCCTGCTATTCCTTCTGGGCCTTCTCTGGGAGATTTTGTTCTCTGGAAAGGAGAGACTGTAAACAATCCTCCACCGGCTGCTGCATGGTCTACTGGTCCGAAAAAATCCACAAAACCTAGCTCGCTTAGGGATATCGTGAGGGAGCAGGAGAAGATGACGACCTCGTCTCATCCACCCCCTAGTCCAGTACCTATCACCCAGAAATCTACTCCATCACAGGCTCATCAGGGCGGTGCTTCCTGGTCACGTTCTGCATCTTCCCCTTCGCAGGCTATTTCTCAATCTTCCTCTCAGTCAAAATCCAAAGGAGATGATGACCTTTTCTGGGGTCCAGTTGAGCAATCAACCCAGGAATCAAAACA GGGAGACTTTCCTCATCTTACAAGTCAAAGCAGTTGGGGAACCAAAAACACTACTGGAAAAGTCAATGCGGGAACTTCACTGAATCGACAGAAATCAGTTTCAACTGGATCTGCAGATCGGGTTTTGTCTTCACCTGTTGTCACTCAGGCGtcacaaaaagggaaaaaggaGGCAGTGACAAAACTCACAG AGGCGGATGGCTTCAGAGATTGGTGCAAAGGCGAATGTCTCAGACTTCTTGGTTCAGAAG ATACAAGTGTCTTGGAATTTTGTCTGAAGCTATCCCGATCAGAAGCTGAAACTCTTCTGACAGAAAACCTGGGGTCGCGTGATCCGGACCACAAGTTCATCGACAAATTTCTCAACTACAAAGACCTGTTACCTTCAGAAGTAGTTGAGATTGCATTTCAAACAAAAGGCTCGGGAGTCGGGACCCCGAACAACACAGGAGATGACTATTATTATAATAACACTAGTGCTGCAAATGACGGCTTCTCAAAAGTTGGAGGAaagaaaaaggcaaagaaaGGGAAGAAGGTAAGCTTGAGCGCATCAGTTCTGGGATTTAATGTGGTTAGTAACAGGATCATGATGGGAGAGATTCAGACAATTGATGATTAA
- the LOC104760662 gene encoding uncharacterized protein LOC104760662 isoform X2, which translates to MANSSAGSAADHRNKHLTVNPPHQIFKDIQGSDNAIPLSPQWLLSKPGENKTGMGTGDPNPHGNQDVVRPTGNGEETPDNLKKKDVFRPSLLDAESGRPDRWRDEERDTLSTVRKDRWRNGEKDSAADNKKVDRWDNVAPKFGEPRRGQNDRWTDSGNKDAVPEQRRESKWNSRWGPDDKEAEIPRNRWDEPGKDGEVIREKGPSLPTGDGDHYRPWRPSQGRGRGEALHSQSTPNKQVPAFSHSRGRGDNTAIFSAGRGRLSPGGSLFTSASNQSHAPGSASDKGESGPGQPPHLRYSRMKLLDVYRMADSECYEKFPDGFIEVPSLTCDQPSDPLALCAPSSDEVNVLDAIEKGKIVSSGAPQTTKEGTGGRNPAEFSQPRRIRPTGSREDMTFAAEESKDESNETRNYPDDKFRPEASHEGYAPFRKGNEVPVREQKELSMQGNTHVQSVSPWRQPSAGERSNRNSHDWNDPSADSRLKSSDSVWSHPKDSIIHLGSNNMILPQSKGDSRWQINEDPALRRQPSLVFDRDQEVRKHLPPSPEELSLYYKDPQGLIQGPFSGSDIIGWFEAGYFGIDLLVRVATAPNDSPFSLLGDVMPHLRAKSGPPPGFTGAKQNEFVDAVGPSAFPGVGNVHSGMGEAQMVQNDMRYKHVAGTVAENQFIESLMSGGLNSSAQGVQGYGVNSSGGLSLPVTDGGADMYLLAKKLELERQRSIPSPYSYWPGRESANLMPGSENVSENVQQPVRSPSSDLLSILQGVTDRSSPAVSGPLPAWSQSNQKESDLHQSKSFQTQTPFGAQQQRLPEHNIPLAGLLGQPIENNPAGMLSPDMMLATGLSQDQQSLNLLQQQQLLLRLNAQTPLSAQHQRLLVEKMLLLKHQQKQEEQQQLLRQQQQLFSQVLADQQRSQQRFGEPSYGQLQASFDALRLQPSKDMSQVNQQMQVPVSHEERGANLADLLPVTHASNQNVASFETSSRHLQHQLFGNVDPRMNEGMALADQIDDTHKNDSKSEYERTVSADYMNSMSSEKPVFPHGYHATHNMDEPVSCATNESSTATVTAPETCDSKLLEEQAKDVCAGQGETSSELSVEIPATEVKNNEVSGGRKTSEKKSRKQRAKQSADLAKITSRAPLQEAKQPEPGSADDSEIKGKARKTVDTSIDSDTHLIKSSTVTASNTSQMSSEAGSVRGEESSIQNTRTQPARAWKPAPGFKPKSLLEIQMEEQREAQAEALAPKISTTVSSVGSAAPWAGIVAHSDPNILRETHAESANTQTGVVKPESVAALKAKKSHLHDLLADDVYAKSSDKEREVKEINSDNDAFMKVTTTNTESLDDDNFIEAKETKKSRKKSARAKNSGAKIAAHVPTVDTSLQTNSVEKGKSSRVVQQQEKEVLPAIPSGPSLGDFVLWKGETVNNPPPAAAWSTGPKKSTKPSSLRDIVREQEKMTTSSHPPPSPVPITQKSTPSQAHQGGASWSRSASSPSQAISQSSSQSKSKGDDDLFWGPVEQSTQESKQGDFPHLTSQSSWGTKNTTGKVNAGTSLNRQKSVSTGSADRVLSSPVVTQASQKGKKEAVTKLTEADGFRDWCKGECLRLLGSEDTSVLEFCLKLSRSEAETLLTENLGSRDPDHKFIDKFLNYKDLLPSEVVEIAFQTKGSGVGTPNNTGDDYYYNNTSAANDGFSKVGGKKKAKKGKKVSLSASVLGFNVVSNRIMMGEIQTIDD; encoded by the exons ATGGCGAACTCCTCCGCTGGCTCCGCCGCAGACCACCGCAACAAGCACCTCACCGTCAATCCACCGCACCAGATCTTCAAGG ATATCCAGGGTTCTGACAATGCGATTCCTCTTTCACCTCAGTGGCTTCTCTCCAAACCAGGGGAGAACAAGACTGGAATGGGAACTGGG GATCCAAATCCTCATGGGAATCAGGATGTTGTGAGACCAACAGGAAATGGGGAGGAGACACCAGATaatctgaagaaaaaagatgTTTTCCGGCCATCCTTACTTGATGCCGAAAGTGGTCGTCCTGATCGTTGGCGTGATGAGGAAAGGGATACCTTGTCCACTGTCAGAAAAGACCGCTGGCGGAATGGCGAGAAAGACTCTGCTGCTGATAATAAGAAGGTGGACAGGTGGGATAATGTGGCTCCTAAATTTGGAGAACCACGACGTGGTCAGAATGACCGGTGGACTGATTCAGGAAACAAGGATGCTGTGCCAGAGCAGCGGCGTGAGAGCAAGTGGAACTCTCGCTGGGGACCTGATGATAAGGAAGCTGAGATTCCGCGTAATAGGTGGGATGAACCTGGTAAGGACGGTGAAGTCATTCGTGAGAAGGGTCCATCTCTTCCCACTGGTGATGGAGACCATTACCGGCCCTGGAGACCCTCTCAAGGTCGAGGAAGAGGGGAAGCACTTCACAGCCAatcaacaccaaacaagcagGTTCCAGCCTTCTCTCACAGTAGGGGGCGCGGAGACAACACTGCTATCTTTTCAGCTGGACGTGGAAGGTTGAGTCCTGGTGGAAGCCTTTTTACTAGCGCGTCAAACCAGTCTCACGCCCCTGGATCTGCCTCTGACAAGGGGGAAAGTGGTCCTGGACAGCCTCCCCATCTGAGATATAGCAGAATGAAACTGTTGGATGTGTACAGGATGGCTGACTCAGAGTGTTATGAAAAGTTTCCAGATGGGTTCATTGAGGTTCCTTCCCTTACGTGTGATCAGCCATCGGATCCTTTGGCTCTTTGCGCCCCAAGTTCCGATGAAGTG AATGTTCTGGATGCGATTGAGAAAGGAAAAATAGTGAGCAGTGGTGCCCCTCAGACGACCAAGGAGGGCACCGGTGGACGAAATCCAGCTGAATTTTCACAACCTAGGCGAATCAGGCCGA CTGGAAGCAGAGAAGATATGACATTCGCCGCTGAAGAATCTAAAGATGAAAGTAATGAAACAAGAAACTATCCAGATGATAAGTTTAGGCCTGAAG cTTCTCATGAAGGTTATGCACCTTTTAGGAAAGGCAATGAGGTACCTGTCAGAGAACAGAAAGAACTCAGTATGCAGGGAAATACTCATGTTCAATCTGTCTCTCCATGGCGTCAGCCTTCTGCGGGAGAAAGGTCAAATAGAAACTCACATGATTGGAATGACCCTTCAGCTGATAGCAGGCTGAAATCTTCTGACAGCGTCTGGTCGCATCCTAAAGATTCAATAATTCATTTAGGCAGCAATAATATGATCTTGCCACAATCCAAAGGTGACTCAAGATGGCAAATCAATGAAGATCCTGCACTTAGAAGGCAGCCATCTTTGGTGTTTGACAGGGACCAGGAAGTCAGAAAGCATCTGCCACCTTCACCTGAAGAACTTTCACTCTATTATAAAGATCCTCAGGGTCTAATTCAAGGCCCTTTTTCTGGATCTGATATCATTGGATGGTTTGAGGCTGGATATTTTGGCATAGATTTGCTAGTTCGTGTTGCAACTGCACCAAATGATTCTCCTTTTTCATTACTTGGTGATGTAATGCCACATTTGCGGGCTAAGTCGGGTCCACCACCTGGTTTTACTGGTGCCAAGCAAAACGAATTTGTTGATGCAGTTGGTCCATCAGCCTTCCCTGGTGTGGGAAATGTTCATTCTGGGATGGGTGAGGCTCAGATGGTGCAAAATGATATGAGGTATAAGCATGTTGCAGGGACTGTAGCGGAGAATCAGTTTATTGAATCATTGATGTCTGGGGGTTTGAACAGTTCAGCTCAAG GTGTTCAAGGATATGGAGTAAATAGTTCCGGTGGGTTATCTTTACCAGTTACTGATGGTGGGGCTGACATGTATCTCTTGGCCAAGAAACTGGAACTTGAGAGGCAGAGATCAATACCTAGTCCATATTCATATTGGCCTGGTCGAGAATCTGCAAACCTGATGCCAGGATCAGAGAATGTGTCAGAAAATGTTCAACAACCTGTCCGTTCTCCGAGTTCTGATTTGTTGTCCATCCTCCAAGGTGTAACTGATAGGTCGTCTCCTGCTGTTAGTGGTCCTCTTCCTGCTTGGTCACAATCCAATCAAAAGGAAAGTGATTTGCATCAATCCAAAAGTTTCCAAACGCAAACTCCATTTGGGGCCCAACAGCAGAGACTGCCAGAGCATAATATACCTTTGGCAGGTTTACTGGGTCAGCCTATTGAAAATAATCCTGCTGGCATGTTATCTCCTGATATGATGCTTGCCACTGGACTCTCTCAAGATCAGCAATCGCTCAATCTGTTGCAGCAGCAACAGCTCTTGTTGCGGTTGAATGCTCAGACACCACTTTCTGCCCAACATCAGCGTCTATTGGTGGAAAAGATGCTCTTGCTTAAACACCAACAGAAACAGGAAGAGCAGCAGCAGTTGTTACGACAGCAACAGCAGCTGTTTTCCCAGGTTCTGGCAGATCAACAACGTTCTCAGCAAAGGTTTGGAGAGCCATCTTATGGGCAGTTGCAGGCATCTTTTGATGCACTTAGGCTGCAACCATCAAAAGATATGTCACAG GTCAATCAACAGATGCAGGTTCCTGTTTCCCATGAGGAGAGAGGTGCCAACTTAGCTGATTTGCTCCCGGTAACTCATGCAAGTAATCAGAATGTTGCTTCGTTCGAAACCTCCTCTCGGCACCTGCAACACCAGCTGTTTG GTAATGTTGACCCTAGGATGAACGAGGGGATGGCTCTTGCTGATCAAATTGATGATACCCATAAAAATGATTCAAAATCAGAATATGAAAGAACGGTTTCTGCAGATTACATGAACAGCATGTCTTCTGAAAAGCCTGTCTTCCCACATGGCTATCATGCTACACATAATATGGATGAACCTGTGAGCTGTGCAACCAACGAAAGCTCCACTGCTACTGTAACAGCTCCCGAAACATGTGATAGTAAGTTGCTGGAGGAGCAGGCTAAGGACGTGTGTGCTGGACAGGGAGAGACCAGTAGTGAGTTATCTGTGGAGATTCCTGCAACTGAAGTTAAAAACAATGAAGTTTCTGGAGGACGGAAGACTTCTGAGAAGAAGTCCAGGAAGCAGCGGGCTAAGCAGTCTGCTGACCTGGCTAAGATAACGTCTAGAGCTCCTCTGCAGGAGGCGAAGCAACCTGAACCAGGAAGTGCTGATGATTCTGAGATAAAGGGAAAAGCTAGAAAGACGGTTGACACTTCGATAGACAGTGACACTCACCTCATTAAGAGCTCCACTGTCACAGCTTCTAACACCTCCCAAATGAGTTCCGAAGCAGGTTCAGTCAGGGGAGAAGAGTCTTCAATTCAAAACACACGAACACAACCAGCGCGAGCTTGGAAGCCTGCTCCTGGCTTTAAACCGAAGTCATTGCTAGAAATTCAAATGGAAGAACAGAGGGAAGCACAAGCAGAAGCTTTAGCTCCAAAAATTTCTACAACTGTGAGTTCAGTGGGTTCGGCTGCTCCTTGGGCTGGGATTGTTGCCCATTCAGATCCTAACATACTAAGAGAGACTCATGCAGAGTCAGCTAATACTCAAACCGGTGTTGTAAAGCCTGAAAGTGTCGCTGCTCTTAAGGCTAAGAAAAGCCACTTGCATGACTTGCTGGCTGATGATGTTTATGCCAAATCCAGTGACAAAGAGAGGGAAGTAAAGGAAATCAATTCTGACAATGATGCATTTATGAAAGTCACAACCACTAATACAGAGTCTTTAGACGATGACAACTTTATTGAGGCTAAGGAAACGAAAAAGAGCCGCAAGAAATCTGCGAGAGCTAAGAATTCTGGGGCAAAAATTGCTGCACATGTTCCTACTGTAGATACATCCCTCCAAACAAACTCGGTTGAGAAGGGAAAAAGTTCTCGTGTTGTACAGCAGCAGGAGAAGGAAGTTTTGCCTGCTATTCCTTCTGGGCCTTCTCTGGGAGATTTTGTTCTCTGGAAAGGAGAGACTGTAAACAATCCTCCACCGGCTGCTGCATGGTCTACTGGTCCGAAAAAATCCACAAAACCTAGCTCGCTTAGGGATATCGTGAGGGAGCAGGAGAAGATGACGACCTCGTCTCATCCACCCCCTAGTCCAGTACCTATCACCCAGAAATCTACTCCATCACAGGCTCATCAGGGCGGTGCTTCCTGGTCACGTTCTGCATCTTCCCCTTCGCAGGCTATTTCTCAATCTTCCTCTCAGTCAAAATCCAAAGGAGATGATGACCTTTTCTGGGGTCCAGTTGAGCAATCAACCCAGGAATCAAAACA GGGAGACTTTCCTCATCTTACAAGTCAAAGCAGTTGGGGAACCAAAAACACTACTGGAAAAGTCAATGCGGGAACTTCACTGAATCGACAGAAATCAGTTTCAACTGGATCTGCAGATCGGGTTTTGTCTTCACCTGTTGTCACTCAGGCGtcacaaaaagggaaaaaggaGGCAGTGACAAAACTCACAG AGGCGGATGGCTTCAGAGATTGGTGCAAAGGCGAATGTCTCAGACTTCTTGGTTCAGAAG ATACAAGTGTCTTGGAATTTTGTCTGAAGCTATCCCGATCAGAAGCTGAAACTCTTCTGACAGAAAACCTGGGGTCGCGTGATCCGGACCACAAGTTCATCGACAAATTTCTCAACTACAAAGACCTGTTACCTTCAGAAGTAGTTGAGATTGCATTTCAAACAAAAGGCTCGGGAGTCGGGACCCCGAACAACACAGGAGATGACTATTATTATAATAACACTAGTGCTGCAAATGACGGCTTCTCAAAAGTTGGAGGAaagaaaaaggcaaagaaaGGGAAGAAGGTAAGCTTGAGCGCATCAGTTCTGGGATTTAATGTGGTTAGTAACAGGATCATGATGGGAGAGATTCAGACAATTGATGATTAA